In the genome of Mycoplasma seminis, one region contains:
- a CDS encoding SGNH/GDSL hydrolase family protein has protein sequence MKKSDLLIKALEMLGKVLSDKIEKDRIEIEGNIRQKYNLVIEDNLSNLTKETSANLIKKDEEVYYIALGDSITAGFDGFIDKDYPGQFQDGKVVNGSSLGSYFAEILNKTNKLSYFANYAVSGTSITDWINYLEEDVTKVDPHNIVADALSKEGYTRDEVMQNIAKANLITITIGAMDFFYLVFWYIFNNHTQELLDAIETNTGYEIFYDYVKTGYDEIMSIATSNLQKFVDRIKQFASPNANINIISYPVPFLMLQQALDKHIFKVQQTVLKTNTLENIIGLLNNNLKEISSKSGLNFVSLYNNQYWHQHASELSAIYYDIHPNYRAYKKMAMDLYIKLSTKEVNISNLDIYDFNKIFWTKDYKFYKYQLEPVDNLADIFSETTEGFLDNLNDFDKAMLPKRNYKNYPKRLTQFTGWITASAKNISYNIFETDLYKILDKDKLLLNYINKHTELEKLVNEIMQTGIKSELLSDVLNKLQESLDGLIKSNHTELNDIFKAITHILKNKTLIFKSLYAVLNSSLINYDKAELIKILNIISFNLASYLAPKLISIICNLTIGVAKHLNYDYEQDIIEFKQILTQKPLINFFTDDIPMIVNSIIEEIILNNKDIKSYQGLLNALTSSGSRQQYAKFYTDSSMYALKWIRLWFAQDICYKTSMKLIQYFISKATDKKFSESQIQNLMQDVLAIVLSDDYLLKTLDVINVIIRLVVKNIIKNNNLADFSANLKISLFKNRKVRNYVFFVFRKLKFKNKSTLIKLIFKLM, from the coding sequence ATGAAAAAAAGTGATTTATTAATTAAAGCTCTTGAAATGCTTGGGAAAGTTTTATCAGACAAAATTGAAAAAGACCGCATTGAAATTGAGGGAAATATCCGTCAAAAATACAATTTAGTAATCGAGGATAACTTAAGCAATTTAACTAAAGAAACTTCTGCAAACTTAATTAAAAAAGACGAAGAAGTCTATTACATAGCCTTAGGTGATTCTATCACTGCTGGTTTTGATGGTTTTATTGATAAGGATTATCCAGGTCAATTTCAAGATGGAAAAGTTGTTAACGGGAGTTCATTAGGAAGCTATTTTGCTGAAATATTAAATAAAACTAATAAATTAAGTTATTTTGCAAACTATGCAGTTTCCGGAACTAGTATAACTGATTGAATCAATTATTTAGAAGAGGATGTAACTAAAGTTGATCCACATAATATTGTGGCTGATGCTTTAAGTAAAGAAGGTTATACTCGTGATGAAGTTATGCAAAATATTGCAAAAGCAAACTTAATTACTATTACCATTGGTGCAATGGATTTCTTTTATTTAGTATTTTGATATATCTTTAATAATCACACACAAGAACTATTAGATGCAATCGAAACCAATACTGGTTATGAAATCTTTTATGACTATGTCAAAACTGGATATGATGAAATTATGTCAATAGCTACTAGCAACTTACAAAAATTTGTCGACCGCATTAAGCAATTTGCTTCTCCAAATGCAAATATAAATATCATTTCTTATCCAGTTCCGTTTTTAATGTTGCAGCAAGCATTAGACAAACATATTTTTAAAGTGCAACAAACAGTTTTAAAAACTAATACATTAGAAAATATTATTGGTCTACTTAATAACAACTTAAAGGAAATCAGTTCAAAATCTGGTCTTAACTTCGTTTCACTTTATAATAATCAATATTGACATCAACATGCTAGTGAGTTATCCGCAATTTATTATGATATTCACCCTAATTATCGTGCCTATAAAAAAATGGCTATGGATCTTTACATCAAACTTTCAACTAAGGAAGTTAATATCTCAAATTTAGATATTTATGACTTTAACAAAATATTTTGAACTAAAGATTATAAGTTTTATAAATATCAATTAGAACCAGTTGATAATTTAGCCGATATATTCAGTGAAACAACTGAAGGATTTTTAGATAATTTAAATGATTTCGATAAAGCAATGCTACCAAAAAGAAATTATAAAAATTATCCAAAACGCCTTACTCAGTTCACTGGATGAATTACAGCAAGTGCAAAAAATATTTCATATAATATTTTTGAAACTGACTTATACAAAATACTTGATAAAGATAAATTATTACTAAATTACATTAACAAGCACACTGAATTAGAAAAGCTAGTTAATGAAATTATGCAAACAGGAATCAAATCCGAATTACTTAGCGATGTATTAAACAAATTACAAGAAAGTTTAGATGGATTAATTAAATCAAATCACACTGAATTAAATGATATTTTTAAAGCTATCACACATATATTAAAAAATAAAACCTTAATTTTTAAATCGCTTTATGCAGTATTAAATTCAAGCTTAATTAACTATGACAAAGCGGAATTAATCAAAATTCTTAATATTATTTCATTCAACTTAGCAAGTTATTTAGCACCTAAATTAATTAGTATTATTTGCAATTTAACCATTGGTGTAGCTAAACATTTAAATTACGATTATGAACAAGATATTATTGAATTTAAACAAATACTAACGCAAAAGCCTTTAATCAATTTCTTCACTGATGATATTCCAATGATAGTAAATAGTATTATTGAGGAAATTATTCTTAATAACAAAGATATTAAATCATATCAAGGCCTTTTAAACGCATTAACTAGTTCAGGAAGTCGTCAACAATATGCAAAATTCTACACTGACAGCTCAATGTATGCTTTAAAATGAATTCGCTTATGATTCGCACAAGATATTTGCTATAAAACTTCTATGAAATTAATTCAATATTTTATTTCAAAAGCAACTGATAAAAAATTCAGTGAATCTCAAATTCAAAACTTAATGCAAGATGTTCTTGCTATTGTACTTTCAGATGATTACTTACTCAAAACTCTTGATGTAATTAACGTAATTATTAGATTAGTGGTAAAAAACATAATTAAAAATAATAATTTAGCAGATTTTAGTGCAAATTTAAAAATTTCGCTATTTAAGAATAGAAAAGTTCGTAATTATGTTTTCTTTGTCTTTAGAAAGTTAAAATTCAAGAATAAATCCACGCTTATTAAGCTCATTTTCAAACTTATGTAA
- a CDS encoding S8 family serine peptidase — MKIKKILIPSSAILLSGVTVLSISAQTNKEAEASKAYEWNPDVKININQEQLSILRNFYSHYYKKLGVSDWYRDFNSENINQLSQFNKVGILEVDNNQIKYLPSTKKNFKINYFSTPDKYDLTKLHGTAVASVIGGDTGINPDANIYYAGMTKTKWESLYTWDNILRKRLNWFVENGVNVINMSWGPRFEFNPEVKNFKLEKFNTHKNVIKRKDWISILDPEEVIDNWETYTPAEINGIMNKLRSNYLEYNDFIDYFKSLYYIQKYQDEIKAGFNFEYATDKILEEYASKYDLIILKSAGNENDEDRMSIYNKIKLINSKSYEQIKNEIIVMYEFLIKDIKFRDYLRNDISKATSHNDLKRFDELLYYVNYLYHHNLDLYKLFHKNLYTDFVDTEAMLKAFDDMLYKKDPKNVIYVGAVDLNNKPTIFSSFNNSVYSSKPFISAYGSFPLPYDILSKNNNLNSRKYKLINFTNVSQHNINDEYIQTLSKLSRFAGTSMAAPMIAGLLSLYQTKTQQKLSISDAMLLLSTSGNYAATTIEKFYSYDFDFNVNKEFWRYNHSKNKTGFGIPKYFNMLKINNQELIKPLFSDKVSSHIEFKDNRYWINKSFSSADLKNYGYINNLELTISFENPSLNVLDHYFEDIYSTIATPMEKKALQVIMSLMTNTKDSNYHLENLLDFTSRLQFYDSENQIYITREKKSNAIYASTEKVYYGKYKYENPTFDIKISLPQFSAILELLDKEIPTSWFNSFLGKKVDFYPELDFVKETFKKYYIKYLDEKANIKYVLKVNEAQYEKKNN; from the coding sequence ATGAAGATTAAAAAAATTTTAATTCCAAGCTCTGCTATATTGCTTTCAGGAGTAACAGTATTAAGCATTTCGGCACAAACTAATAAAGAAGCTGAAGCTTCAAAAGCTTATGAATGAAATCCAGATGTGAAAATTAATATCAATCAAGAACAGCTATCAATTTTAAGAAATTTTTATTCGCACTATTATAAGAAATTAGGTGTTTCGGATTGGTACAGAGATTTTAATTCTGAAAATATAAATCAATTATCACAATTTAATAAAGTGGGGATATTAGAAGTTGATAATAATCAAATTAAATATTTACCTTCTACAAAGAAGAATTTTAAAATTAATTATTTTAGCACTCCTGATAAATATGATCTGACAAAATTACACGGGACGGCAGTTGCTTCTGTGATAGGAGGGGACACTGGTATTAATCCTGATGCTAATATTTATTATGCAGGAATGACTAAAACAAAATGAGAAAGCTTATATACTTGAGATAATATATTGAGAAAAAGATTAAATTGATTTGTTGAAAATGGTGTTAATGTTATTAACATGAGCTGAGGTCCGAGATTTGAGTTTAATCCTGAAGTGAAAAACTTCAAGTTAGAAAAATTTAATACACATAAGAATGTAATAAAGAGAAAAGATTGAATATCAATTTTAGATCCTGAAGAGGTTATTGATAATTGAGAAACTTATACCCCTGCTGAAATAAATGGTATCATGAATAAATTAAGAAGCAATTACCTCGAGTATAATGATTTTATTGATTACTTCAAAAGTTTATATTACATACAGAAATATCAAGACGAAATTAAAGCTGGATTTAATTTCGAATATGCTACTGATAAAATCTTGGAAGAATATGCAAGTAAGTATGATTTAATAATTTTAAAATCTGCTGGTAACGAAAATGATGAAGACAGAATGTCGATTTATAATAAAATTAAATTAATCAATAGCAAGTCATATGAACAAATCAAAAATGAAATTATTGTAATGTATGAATTTCTAATAAAAGATATTAAATTTCGTGATTATTTACGAAATGATATCTCTAAAGCAACAAGCCATAATGATTTAAAAAGATTTGATGAATTATTATATTATGTAAACTACTTATATCATCATAATTTAGATTTATATAAGTTATTCCATAAGAACTTGTACACAGATTTTGTTGATACAGAAGCAATGTTAAAAGCTTTTGATGATATGTTATATAAAAAAGATCCTAAAAATGTAATTTATGTGGGTGCTGTTGATTTAAACAATAAACCTACAATATTTAGCTCTTTTAATAATTCTGTTTACAGCTCAAAACCATTTATTAGTGCTTACGGATCTTTTCCTTTACCATATGATATTCTTTCAAAAAATAATAACCTTAATTCTAGAAAATATAAACTAATAAATTTTACTAATGTTTCTCAACACAATATAAATGATGAATATATTCAAACGTTAAGCAAGCTATCAAGGTTTGCAGGCACAAGTATGGCTGCACCTATGATTGCTGGTCTTTTATCTCTTTACCAAACGAAAACTCAACAAAAATTATCTATTTCAGATGCGATGCTATTATTATCTACATCAGGTAATTATGCAGCAACAACAATTGAAAAATTTTATTCTTATGATTTTGATTTTAATGTTAATAAAGAATTTTGAAGATACAATCACTCTAAAAATAAAACTGGCTTTGGAATTCCTAAATATTTTAATATGCTAAAAATTAACAATCAAGAATTAATCAAACCGTTATTTAGTGATAAAGTTTCTTCACATATCGAATTTAAAGATAATAGATATTGAATAAATAAAAGCTTTTCTTCTGCTGATCTAAAGAATTATGGATATATAAATAATTTGGAATTAACTATTTCATTTGAAAATCCCTCATTAAATGTTTTAGATCATTATTTCGAGGATATCTATTCCACAATAGCTACTCCAATGGAAAAGAAAGCTTTACAAGTTATAATGTCGTTAATGACAAATACAAAAGACAGTAACTATCATTTGGAAAATTTATTAGATTTTACTAGCAGATTACAATTTTATGACTCTGAGAATCAAATTTATATAACGCGCGAAAAGAAAAGCAATGCTATTTATGCTTCGACTGAAAAAGTATATTATGGAAAATATAAATATGAAAATCCTACATTTGATATAAAAATTTCGCTCCCGCAATTTTCAGCAATATTGGAATTACTAGATAAAGAGATTCCTACTTCATGATTTAATAGTTTCTTGGGCAAAAAAGTTGACTTTTATCCTGAACTAGATTTTGTTAAGGAAACATTTAAAAAATATTACATTAAATACCTTGACGAAAAAGCTAACATTAAATATGTACTAAAAGTAAATGAGGCACAATATGAAAAAAAGAATAATTAA
- a CDS encoding ATP-dependent Clp protease ATP-binding subunit, with protein sequence MDMQYEPHESPLKKYGRNLTDLAKENKLEPVIGRDEEIRRMIRILSRKTKNNPVLVGEPGVGKTAIVEGLALKILEGQIPENLKNAEVIELDLASLIAGASYQGEFEKRLKEVLKAVEESKNEIILFIDEIHMLIGAGKAGSSSGMDAANIIKPLMARGALHLIGATTYDEYRKYIETDAALERRMQRIDVNEPSVQDTITILRGIKSRLEQYHKVKIDDNALIAAANLSNRYITDRFLPDKAIDLVDEAAATIKTEMNFKPESLEVAQQKRITLEVEKAALLSSHKKDDAVILELNDKIAQLTEQIEKLTKQWNDEKAQLNDISLLQNEISNLKFKMNNAQNDGNYELASRIKYSELPEKQAKLEELMKKTRGKDALIKDIVTKEEIAQIISKWTKIPVNKLLETEKTKLINMEKNLNKVLIGQQEAVKLVSQAILRTKANINDPNKPLASFLFLGPTGVGKTELARKLAYELFDSEKQMIRLDMSEYMEKHSVAKIIGAPPGYVGFNESGTLAEKIRKNPYTILLLDEIEKAHPDVLNVFLQLLDNGIINDSSGKIINCRNLIVIMTSNLAASEIIKQNGEVPLNELRKILLEFMKPEFINRIDEIVQFKPLSTEALRQIIRLELNKLKERIYENKLIIIDFDEKVIDKIISDAYDPEYGARPIKRYIQKHLESYIALKIIEGDLIPEVKNIITVVKNEFLLEKPNK encoded by the coding sequence ATGGATATGCAATATGAACCACATGAAAGTCCGCTTAAAAAATACGGTAGAAATTTAACTGATTTAGCTAAAGAAAATAAACTTGAACCAGTTATTGGTAGAGATGAAGAAATCAGAAGAATGATTCGTATTTTAAGTCGGAAAACTAAAAACAACCCTGTTCTTGTCGGTGAACCGGGTGTAGGTAAAACGGCTATTGTTGAAGGACTTGCTCTTAAAATCCTTGAAGGTCAAATTCCTGAAAACTTAAAAAATGCTGAAGTTATTGAACTTGATTTAGCCTCACTAATTGCTGGAGCTTCATATCAAGGAGAATTTGAAAAACGCCTTAAGGAAGTGCTTAAAGCGGTAGAAGAATCTAAAAATGAAATTATTTTATTTATTGATGAAATTCATATGCTTATAGGAGCCGGTAAAGCTGGTTCTTCATCAGGAATGGATGCGGCTAACATTATAAAACCGCTTATGGCTAGAGGCGCATTGCATTTAATTGGTGCAACCACTTATGATGAATACCGCAAATATATTGAAACAGATGCTGCACTTGAACGTAGAATGCAAAGAATTGATGTTAATGAACCTAGTGTACAAGATACAATTACTATTTTACGTGGAATTAAAAGCAGACTTGAACAATATCACAAAGTAAAAATTGATGATAACGCTCTAATTGCTGCAGCTAATTTATCTAATAGATATATTACCGATCGTTTTTTACCAGATAAAGCTATTGACCTTGTGGATGAAGCAGCTGCTACTATTAAAACTGAAATGAATTTTAAACCCGAAAGTTTAGAAGTTGCTCAACAAAAAAGAATTACACTCGAAGTTGAAAAAGCCGCTTTATTATCATCCCATAAAAAAGATGATGCTGTTATTTTAGAACTTAATGATAAAATCGCACAATTAACTGAGCAAATTGAAAAACTAACTAAACAATGAAATGATGAAAAAGCGCAATTAAATGATATTTCACTATTGCAAAATGAAATATCAAATCTTAAGTTCAAAATGAATAATGCTCAAAATGATGGTAATTATGAATTAGCTTCTCGAATTAAATATAGTGAATTACCTGAAAAGCAAGCCAAACTTGAAGAATTAATGAAAAAGACCCGTGGTAAGGATGCTTTAATTAAAGATATTGTTACTAAAGAAGAAATAGCTCAAATTATTTCTAAATGAACTAAGATTCCAGTTAATAAATTACTTGAAACCGAAAAAACTAAATTAATTAATATGGAGAAAAATCTTAATAAGGTTTTAATCGGACAACAAGAGGCTGTTAAATTGGTTTCACAAGCTATTTTAAGAACTAAAGCTAATATTAATGACCCTAATAAACCACTAGCAAGCTTTTTATTCCTTGGGCCTACTGGAGTTGGTAAAACCGAACTTGCTAGAAAATTAGCTTATGAATTATTTGATAGTGAAAAACAAATGATTCGTTTAGATATGTCCGAATATATGGAAAAACATTCAGTTGCTAAAATTATTGGCGCTCCTCCTGGGTATGTTGGATTTAATGAATCAGGTACTTTAGCTGAAAAAATTAGAAAAAATCCGTACACAATCCTTTTACTGGATGAAATCGAAAAAGCCCACCCTGATGTGCTAAATGTATTTTTACAATTACTTGATAACGGTATTATTAATGATTCGAGTGGAAAAATAATTAACTGTCGTAATCTAATTGTAATTATGACTTCTAATTTAGCTGCTAGCGAAATTATTAAACAAAATGGTGAAGTACCACTTAACGAACTTAGAAAAATATTACTTGAGTTTATGAAACCTGAATTCATTAATAGAATTGATGAAATAGTACAATTTAAACCACTTTCAACCGAAGCATTAAGACAAATTATTCGTTTAGAGCTTAATAAATTAAAAGAACGGATTTATGAAAATAAACTTATTATAATAGACTTTGATGAAAAAGTTATAGATAAGATTATTTCAGATGCTTATGATCCAGAATATGGTGCTAGACCAATTAAAAGATATATTCAAAAACATTTAGAAAGTTATATAGCTCTTAAAATTATTGAAGGTGACTTAATCCCAGAAGTCAAAAATATAATAACAGTTGTAAAAAATGAATTTCTTTTAGAAAAGCCAAATAAATAA
- a CDS encoding IS30 family transposase, whose product MDSLNNENINKMHKEINSIREQKITNFNIEKLAIMFKHFETANSLTEIAKLMNISNKILKQNLKLATLNLKAENSYKFCSNCGKRLTTIFKVSHHEWYKYKIENIKNPVEQLRQNTLLKWKDIVRFSKYWSKQHKRVKKLLSKGQQISIDEKKFEPLISVATFLDYYKEQLEDKNAFVPTPQAFYDFMDCDYVHEIDFSIFIIKSKRGISKAHWDKQQNKKKKPKGTQSTKINFGISIHLAPLSIRNREEFGHYEMDTVILNLRAKWCILTLLERKTRMLFGILTRRDAELVKEALITLINHHNLTILSLTIDNGSENVKLNEIKQIPVIYKCDTYSSWQKGSIENAHKKIRNFLPKGKFPRYVNDEYIFQMFIAINDQYREYIDDKTGRKIRLKTSEFFNSFI is encoded by the coding sequence ATGGATTCATTAAATAATGAAAATATAAACAAGATGCATAAAGAAATAAATAGCATCAGAGAACAGAAAATCACAAATTTTAACATTGAAAAACTCGCAATAATGTTTAAACATTTTGAAACAGCAAATTCACTTACTGAAATTGCAAAATTGATGAATATATCAAATAAAATTTTGAAGCAAAATTTAAAACTAGCCACATTAAATCTTAAAGCAGAAAACTCATATAAATTCTGTAGTAATTGTGGAAAGAGATTAACAACTATTTTTAAAGTTTCACATCATGAGTGATATAAATATAAAATAGAAAATATTAAAAATCCAGTTGAACAATTAAGGCAAAATACCTTATTAAAATGAAAAGATATTGTTCGCTTTTCAAAATACTGAAGTAAACAACACAAACGAGTTAAAAAACTTTTATCTAAAGGACAACAAATTTCTATTGATGAAAAGAAATTTGAACCACTTATATCTGTTGCTACATTTCTTGATTATTATAAAGAGCAATTGGAAGATAAAAATGCTTTTGTCCCTACACCGCAGGCTTTTTATGACTTTATGGATTGTGATTATGTACATGAAATAGATTTTTCAATATTTATTATTAAATCAAAAAGAGGAATATCTAAAGCTCATTGAGATAAACAGCAAAATAAGAAGAAAAAGCCAAAAGGAACTCAATCAACAAAGATTAATTTTGGAATTTCTATACATTTAGCTCCGCTATCTATAAGAAACAGAGAAGAGTTTGGTCATTATGAAATGGACACTGTAATACTTAATTTAAGAGCTAAATGATGTATTTTAACATTGCTCGAAAGAAAAACGAGAATGTTATTTGGGATTTTAACACGGCGAGATGCTGAATTGGTTAAAGAAGCGCTTATTACACTAATTAACCATCATAATTTAACAATATTATCTTTAACCATTGATAATGGTTCTGAAAATGTAAAGTTAAATGAAATTAAACAAATACCAGTTATTTATAAGTGCGATACATATTCTTCATGACAAAAAGGAAGCATAGAAAATGCTCATAAAAAAATCAGAAACTTTTTACCAAAAGGCAAGTTTCCTAGATATGTTAATGATGAATATATTTTTCAAATGTTTATCGCAATAAACGACCAATATAGAGAGTATATTGATGATAAAACAGGTAGAAAAATAAGACTAAAAACTTCAGAGTTTTTCAATAGTTTTATTTAA